One Citrobacter amalonaticus genomic window carries:
- the pgpA gene encoding phosphatidylglycerophosphatase A, with amino-acid sequence MTILPRHKDVAKSRLNLLNPWHLLATGFGSGLSPVVPGTMGSLAAIPFWYLMTFLPWQLYSLVVMLGICIGVYLCHQTAKDMGVHDHGSIVWDEFIGMWITLMALPTHDWQWVAAGFVIFRILDMWKPWPIRWFDRNVHGGMGIMVDDIVAGVISAGILYFIGHHWPIGII; translated from the coding sequence ATGACCATTTTGCCACGCCATAAAGATGTCGCCAAAAGCCGCCTGAATCTGCTTAACCCGTGGCACTTACTGGCTACCGGGTTTGGTAGCGGCCTCAGTCCGGTTGTTCCGGGTACGATGGGATCGCTGGCGGCAATTCCCTTCTGGTATCTGATGACCTTTCTGCCGTGGCAGCTCTATTCGCTGGTGGTGATGCTGGGGATTTGTATCGGCGTCTATCTTTGCCACCAGACGGCAAAAGACATGGGCGTGCACGATCACGGCAGCATCGTCTGGGATGAATTCATCGGAATGTGGATCACGCTAATGGCGTTGCCGACCCATGACTGGCAGTGGGTCGCCGCCGGGTTTGTGATTTTCCGTATTCTCGATATGTGGAAGCCGTGGCCGATCCGTTGGTTCGATCGCAACGTGCATGGCGGAATGGGGATCATGGTGGACGATATTGTCGCCGGAGTGATTTCCGCCGGGATCCTCTATTTCATCGGCCATCACTGGCCGATTGGCATTATTTGA
- a CDS encoding aldo/keto reductase produces the protein MQYNILGKTDLRVSRLCLGCMTFGEPNRGNHAWTLPEESSRPIIQRALEGGINFFDTSNNYSAGSSEEIVGRALRDFARRDEVVVATKVFNRVDDLPEGLSRAQILRSIDDSLRRLGMDYVDILQIHRWDYNTPIEETLEALNDVVKAGKARYIGASSMHASQFAQALALQKQHGWAQFVSMQDHYNLIYREEEREMLPLCYQEGVAVIPWSPLARGRLTRPWGETTARLVSDEVGKKLYSESDENDAQIAARLAGVSEELGATRAQVALAWLLSKPGIAAPIIGSSREEQLDELLNAVDLTLKPEHIAELETPYKPHPVAGYK, from the coding sequence ATGCAATACAACATCTTAGGAAAAACGGACCTTCGGGTTTCCCGCCTTTGTCTGGGCTGCATGACGTTCGGCGAGCCGAATCGCGGAAACCACGCCTGGACGCTTCCCGAAGAGAGCAGTCGCCCTATCATCCAACGCGCCCTTGAGGGCGGTATTAACTTTTTCGATACCTCGAACAACTACTCAGCCGGCAGCAGCGAAGAGATCGTCGGTCGCGCTCTGCGCGATTTCGCTCGTCGTGATGAGGTGGTGGTCGCCACCAAAGTGTTTAATCGGGTGGATGACCTGCCGGAAGGATTATCCCGCGCGCAAATCCTGCGTTCTATCGATGACAGCCTGAGACGGCTGGGGATGGACTACGTCGATATCCTGCAAATTCACCGCTGGGATTACAACACGCCGATTGAAGAGACGCTGGAAGCGTTAAACGATGTGGTCAAGGCCGGTAAAGCACGTTATATCGGCGCGTCGTCAATGCATGCGTCGCAGTTTGCCCAGGCGCTGGCGCTGCAAAAACAGCACGGTTGGGCGCAGTTTGTCAGCATGCAAGACCACTATAACCTCATCTACCGCGAGGAAGAGCGCGAAATGCTGCCGCTGTGCTACCAGGAAGGTGTGGCGGTTATTCCGTGGAGCCCGCTGGCCAGAGGGCGTCTGACGCGTCCGTGGGGAGAAACCACAGCACGCCTGGTTTCTGACGAAGTGGGGAAAAAGCTGTATAGCGAAAGCGACGAAAATGATGCGCAGATTGCCGCACGGCTGGCCGGTGTGAGCGAAGAACTTGGCGCGACGCGCGCCCAGGTGGCGCTGGCGTGGCTGTTAAGCAAACCCGGGATTGCCGCGCCAATTATCGGCTCATCACGGGAGGAACAGCTCGATGAGTTGCTGAATGCCGTGGATCTCACGCTGAAACCCGAGCACATCGCCGAACTGGAAACGCCGTATAAACCGCATCCTGTGGCCGGATATAAATAA